The following coding sequences lie in one Gemmatimonadota bacterium genomic window:
- the murB gene encoding UDP-N-acetylmuramate dehydrogenase gives MAKPTPHPVEALQERLGNLPLEREILLSPFTTFRIGGPADLFVRARTADELVRAVAAARELGLPHFLLGRGANILVADAGFRGLVIRSEVGGIHFLDDGRVRAGAGVECFPDLIQATLRRELGGLHHFVGIPSTVGGALWQNLHFLSPEPARDRTVFIEEVLESAEILSEEGERRTVGADYFEFGYDRSILQRRRDIVLTATFRLDSSPLDELRRVVRENLAWRDERHPDLWLYPCVGSIFRKLEGIGAGRLIDECGLKGRVFGAAAIFHKHANIIVNLGGATAAEVCALVDLARETVLRQLGHELVPEISFIGDFGTP, from the coding sequence ATGGCCAAGCCGACCCCTCACCCCGTGGAAGCGCTCCAGGAGCGGCTGGGCAACCTCCCCCTGGAGCGGGAGATCCTCCTCTCCCCGTTCACGACCTTTCGCATCGGGGGTCCGGCGGATCTCTTCGTCCGGGCCCGGACCGCGGACGAGCTTGTCCGGGCGGTGGCCGCGGCTCGCGAGCTCGGTCTCCCTCACTTCCTCCTCGGCCGGGGGGCGAACATCCTCGTGGCGGACGCGGGATTCCGCGGGCTCGTCATCCGCTCCGAGGTCGGGGGAATCCACTTTCTCGACGACGGAAGGGTCCGGGCCGGAGCCGGAGTCGAGTGTTTCCCGGATCTCATCCAGGCCACCCTACGCCGAGAGCTGGGCGGCCTTCATCACTTCGTCGGAATCCCCAGCACGGTGGGGGGGGCGCTCTGGCAGAATCTCCACTTCCTCTCCCCGGAGCCCGCACGGGATCGCACCGTATTCATCGAGGAAGTCCTCGAGTCCGCGGAGATTCTGAGCGAGGAGGGGGAGCGGCGCACGGTCGGCGCCGACTATTTCGAGTTCGGGTACGACCGCTCGATCCTCCAACGGCGGCGCGACATCGTCCTCACTGCGACTTTCCGCCTCGATTCCTCCCCCCTCGACGAGTTGCGTCGGGTCGTTCGGGAGAATCTGGCCTGGCGCGACGAGCGGCACCCCGACCTTTGGCTCTACCCCTGCGTCGGATCCATCTTTCGAAAGCTCGAGGGAATCGGCGCCGGGCGCCTTATTGACGAGTGTGGACTCAAGGGGCGGGTCTTTGGCGCGGCCGCCATCTTCCACAAACACGCGAACATCATCGTGAACCTCGGGGGCGCGACGGCGGCCGAGGTATGCGCGCTCGTGGATCTCGCCCGCGAAACGGTCCTTCGACAACTCGGGCACGAGCTCGTCCCGGAGATCTCCTTCATCGGTGATTTCGGAACGCCCTGA
- a CDS encoding BlaI/MecI/CopY family transcriptional regulator: protein MIARPAVFTERELDVMAVLWDSGSGTVAEVKDGIEDELAYTTVLTILRTLEDKGYVGHKEEGRAHRYHPLVSREEAQASHLERLLRKLFNNSPSLLLDRLVSHPGIPAKRRTDLKKALGTKSK from the coding sequence GTGATCGCTCGTCCTGCTGTTTTCACGGAGCGCGAGTTGGATGTCATGGCGGTCCTCTGGGACTCCGGCTCGGGAACGGTTGCGGAGGTCAAAGACGGGATCGAGGACGAGCTCGCTTACACGACTGTTCTCACCATCCTGCGAACCCTCGAAGACAAGGGATACGTCGGTCACAAAGAAGAAGGTCGCGCCCATCGGTACCATCCTCTGGTTTCGCGCGAAGAGGCCCAGGCGTCCCACCTCGAGCGCCTCCTGCGGAAGCTCTTCAACAATTCGCCGAGCCTGCTCCTCGACCGCCTCGTTTCGCACCCGGGAATTCCCGCGAAGCGCAGGACGGACCTGAAAAAGGCTCTCGGAACAAAGTCGAAGTAG
- a CDS encoding zinc ABC transporter substrate-binding protein: MRLGFHCAWRPPAPRVPALGRGVASPLVFALLALAAGCASNDTPDDGRLKVVTTIGMITDIVERIGGDRVAVQGLMGPGVDPHLYKASAGDVRLLSEAELIFYNGLHLEAAMSEVLAEMNGRIRTRAVTDGIPRDQLLTPAEFQGQYDPHVWFDVRLWMSAARTVEETLREVDPEGAPLFAENLAALLDELELLDGWVRSRVQELPVELRILITAHDAFNYFGRAYGFTVEGLQGLSTVSEAGTGDVQRLVRLITERGIPAIFVESSIPRRNVEAVQAAVRARGGAVEIGGLLFSDAMGDPGTDEGTYPGMVRHNVSTIVDALLGGGGGGGSE; the protein is encoded by the coding sequence ATGAGACTCGGTTTCCACTGCGCCTGGCGCCCTCCGGCTCCGCGTGTGCCCGCGCTCGGACGCGGGGTCGCGTCTCCGCTGGTCTTCGCGCTTCTCGCCCTTGCAGCGGGGTGCGCCTCGAACGACACCCCGGACGACGGCCGGCTGAAGGTCGTGACGACCATCGGGATGATCACCGATATCGTGGAGCGGATTGGCGGTGACCGCGTCGCCGTCCAGGGGCTCATGGGCCCGGGAGTGGACCCACACCTCTATAAGGCGAGCGCCGGCGATGTCCGACTCCTCTCCGAGGCCGAGCTCATCTTTTACAACGGGCTTCACCTCGAGGCGGCGATGTCGGAAGTCCTCGCCGAGATGAACGGGCGGATCCGGACACGGGCCGTCACCGACGGGATTCCACGCGACCAGCTTCTGACGCCTGCGGAGTTTCAGGGGCAATACGATCCCCACGTTTGGTTCGACGTGCGCCTCTGGATGTCCGCGGCGAGGACGGTCGAAGAGACGCTCCGCGAGGTGGATCCGGAAGGCGCTCCGCTCTTCGCGGAGAACCTCGCGGCGCTCCTCGACGAGCTGGAACTCTTGGACGGTTGGGTGCGGAGCCGGGTCCAGGAACTCCCCGTCGAACTGCGCATCCTCATCACCGCCCACGATGCCTTCAACTACTTCGGGCGCGCGTACGGCTTCACCGTCGAGGGACTCCAGGGGCTCTCCACCGTCTCCGAAGCGGGGACCGGGGACGTCCAGAGGCTGGTCCGATTGATCACGGAGCGGGGGATTCCGGCGATTTTTGTCGAATCTTCGATTCCCCGGCGGAATGTCGAAGCGGTCCAGGCCGCGGTGCGGGCGCGGGGAGGCGCTGTCGAGATCGGCGGCCTTCTTTTTTCGGACGCGATGGGGGACCCGGGAACGGACGAGGGGACTTACCCGGGGATGGTGCGGCATAACGTGAGCACGATCGTGGACGCGCTCCTGGGCGGCGGAGGGGGAGGCGGAAGCGAGTGA
- a CDS encoding metal ABC transporter ATP-binding protein — MTEPAIEVNDLTVAYRENPVLWDVDLSVRAGALTAIVGPNGAGKTTLIKAVLGLVKPAAGRVRVLGKRYRDARGEVAYVPQRGTVDWDFPTSVIDVVLMGTYGKLGWVRRPGEKERAAAGDALEKVGMEAFAERQISQLSGGQQQRVFLARALVQAAKVYLMDEPFQGVDARTERAIVEVLHELRARGDTVVAVHHALQTVPEYFDDVALLNVRKIASGPVAEVFTEENLRMAYGGRIPFLQAVAGQAAPRDPGARAPGAP; from the coding sequence GTGACCGAGCCGGCAATCGAGGTCAACGACCTCACGGTTGCCTACAGGGAGAACCCCGTCCTCTGGGACGTGGATCTCTCTGTGCGCGCAGGCGCCCTCACGGCCATCGTCGGCCCGAACGGAGCGGGAAAGACGACGCTCATCAAGGCCGTTCTCGGGCTCGTGAAACCGGCGGCTGGGCGGGTGCGGGTTCTCGGAAAGAGGTATCGCGACGCGCGCGGGGAGGTGGCGTACGTGCCTCAGCGCGGAACGGTGGACTGGGACTTCCCGACTTCCGTGATTGATGTCGTCCTGATGGGGACGTACGGAAAGCTCGGTTGGGTCCGCCGCCCCGGTGAAAAGGAACGAGCCGCCGCCGGCGACGCGCTAGAGAAGGTGGGGATGGAGGCCTTCGCCGAGCGGCAGATCAGCCAGCTCTCCGGAGGGCAGCAGCAGCGCGTCTTTCTGGCGCGGGCCCTGGTCCAGGCGGCGAAAGTCTATCTCATGGACGAACCCTTCCAGGGTGTGGACGCGCGGACCGAGCGTGCGATCGTCGAGGTCCTTCACGAGCTACGGGCGCGGGGCGACACGGTCGTCGCGGTGCACCATGCCCTCCAGACCGTGCCCGAATACTTCGACGATGTCGCTCTCCTGAACGTCCGCAAGATCGCCTCGGGACCCGTCGCGGAGGTCTTCACCGAGGAGAACCTCCGCATGGCATACGGCGGGAGGATTCCCTTCCTTCAGGCGGTTGCGGGGCAGGCGGCCCCGCGAGACCCGGGCGCGCGGGCACCGGGGGCTCCGTGA